The following proteins are co-located in the Flectobacillus major DSM 103 genome:
- a CDS encoding acetoacetate decarboxylase family protein → MENIPLLPLEKPAPWHLTGEAFVWVYKFPKDFVLSNGFLEDYQQQRFIGYWGTIMLVNYHSSNVGPYQELLFCPGLFTFNWSKMLSISKIFVSTQASVDNGRANWGIPKELAQFEWQKIGHKHHIKVMSNNQMVFSCEAQHGSMSIPISTSYLSLTIAQKKEQDLLITQPTATGKASFAKTLSRHTNATLFPDVTPYSSWLSIYIHDLSMVFHPSAVKPNFFPL, encoded by the coding sequence ATGGAAAATATTCCCCTATTACCATTAGAAAAACCTGCTCCTTGGCATTTAACAGGCGAAGCATTCGTTTGGGTATATAAATTCCCTAAAGATTTTGTGCTATCCAATGGATTTCTTGAAGATTACCAACAGCAACGTTTCATTGGTTATTGGGGTACAATCATGCTGGTCAATTATCATTCTTCCAACGTTGGGCCTTACCAAGAGCTTTTATTTTGCCCCGGTCTGTTCACATTCAATTGGTCAAAGATGCTGTCTATTAGTAAAATATTTGTATCGACCCAAGCGAGTGTCGACAACGGCCGTGCCAACTGGGGTATTCCCAAAGAATTAGCTCAATTTGAATGGCAAAAAATTGGCCATAAGCATCACATCAAGGTAATGAGCAATAACCAAATGGTTTTCTCGTGCGAAGCTCAACACGGTTCTATGAGCATTCCAATAAGCACTAGCTATTTGAGCCTGACCATAGCCCAAAAGAAAGAGCAAGATTTATTGATTACACAGCCCACAGCTACAGGAAAAGCCTCTTTTGCCAAAACCTTATCAAGGCATACCAACGCTACCTTATTTCCAGATGTAACACCTTATAGCTCATGGCTGAGTATCTATATTCATGACTTATCTATGGTATTTCATCCATCTGCTGTTAAACCCAACTTTTTTCCATTATAA
- the glgB gene encoding 1,4-alpha-glucan branching protein GlgB codes for MAKTSKAKTQPEETKAVAKAPAPKKVSKKVVKEEPVTETVPTPAPMVELKNVEVFSRFSDFDISLFKSGKHFRLFEKFGSHVTEYQGVTGTYFAVWAPAAKSVSVIGNFNYWNKDSHHLFVRWDESGIWEGFVPHVGKGETYKYAIEAQDGRRLEKIDPYAHYFEVPPLTASIVWDNWYEWSDTEWMQNRREKNSLSAPMSVYEVHIGSWRQKGEGEKLTYIELADQLVQYVKEMEFTHIEFMPVMEHPYEPSWGYQVLGYFAPSSRFGTPQDFMYLVEQCHKNDIGVILDWVPSHFPGDAHGLYEYDGTHLFEHPDMRKGYHPDWKSYIFNYGRNEVRSFLISNAVYWLERFHADGLRVDAVASMLYLDYSRNAGEWEPNIFGGNHHLEAISLFRELNEFLYVQFPDIQTIAEESTSFTGVSRPVYTGGLGFGQKWMMGWMNDTLKYFEKDPMYRKYHQEQLTFSTVYAFTENFMLPLSHDEIVYGKHSLVGKMPGDEWQKFANLRLLFTYMFTHPGTNLLFMGGEFGQTSEWNFAKGLEWWLLEHGYHRGVQSLVKSLNHLYKTEGALFDKQFSHEGFEWIDTSDRENSIVVYARKGNKHKDQLIIVLNMTPIPRTNYRIGVPMQGVWQEVLNSDDTQFGGSGKVNDSALFADEIAWQGKAYSLSITIPPLGGVILKVK; via the coding sequence ATGGCTAAGACCTCCAAGGCGAAAACTCAACCTGAAGAAACGAAAGCTGTTGCCAAAGCTCCTGCCCCCAAAAAGGTATCTAAAAAAGTAGTAAAAGAAGAACCTGTAACAGAAACTGTACCGACACCAGCACCCATGGTTGAACTAAAGAATGTAGAAGTATTCAGTCGCTTTTCAGACTTTGACATCTCTCTTTTCAAATCAGGAAAACACTTTAGATTATTTGAAAAATTTGGTTCTCACGTAACCGAATATCAAGGCGTAACAGGTACATATTTTGCTGTGTGGGCTCCTGCTGCTAAAAGTGTTTCGGTTATAGGTAATTTTAATTACTGGAATAAAGATTCTCATCATTTGTTTGTACGATGGGACGAATCGGGTATTTGGGAAGGATTTGTGCCGCATGTTGGCAAAGGCGAAACGTATAAATATGCTATCGAAGCTCAAGATGGGCGACGTTTAGAAAAAATAGATCCGTATGCCCATTATTTTGAAGTACCCCCTCTTACTGCATCGATTGTTTGGGATAATTGGTACGAATGGAGCGATACCGAATGGATGCAAAACCGTCGTGAGAAAAACTCACTGTCGGCACCAATGTCTGTTTATGAGGTACATATTGGCTCGTGGCGACAAAAAGGCGAAGGCGAAAAATTAACATATATAGAATTGGCCGACCAACTGGTACAGTATGTTAAGGAAATGGAGTTTACTCATATCGAGTTTATGCCTGTTATGGAACACCCTTATGAACCATCGTGGGGGTATCAGGTATTGGGGTATTTTGCTCCGTCGTCTCGATTTGGTACACCTCAAGATTTTATGTATTTGGTAGAGCAATGTCACAAAAATGATATTGGTGTCATATTAGACTGGGTACCTTCGCATTTCCCTGGTGATGCCCATGGCTTGTACGAATACGATGGTACACATCTTTTTGAGCACCCTGATATGCGTAAGGGCTATCATCCCGACTGGAAGTCCTATATCTTTAATTATGGACGCAACGAAGTAAGAAGTTTCTTGATCTCAAATGCTGTATATTGGCTTGAGCGTTTTCATGCCGACGGTCTACGTGTAGATGCGGTGGCTTCTATGCTTTATTTGGACTACTCTCGTAATGCAGGCGAATGGGAACCTAATATTTTTGGCGGAAATCATCACCTTGAAGCTATTTCATTGTTTAGGGAATTGAATGAGTTTTTATATGTGCAGTTTCCTGATATTCAGACAATTGCTGAGGAATCTACTTCGTTTACAGGAGTGTCTCGTCCTGTTTATACGGGTGGATTGGGCTTTGGTCAAAAATGGATGATGGGCTGGATGAACGATACCTTAAAGTATTTTGAAAAAGACCCAATGTATCGCAAGTATCATCAAGAGCAGTTGACTTTTTCAACGGTCTATGCTTTTACCGAAAACTTTATGTTGCCGCTTTCACATGATGAAATTGTGTACGGCAAGCACTCATTGGTAGGAAAAATGCCTGGCGACGAATGGCAGAAGTTTGCCAACTTACGTTTGTTGTTTACATATATGTTTACTCACCCAGGTACAAACCTACTCTTTATGGGTGGTGAATTCGGGCAAACAAGCGAATGGAATTTTGCCAAAGGATTGGAATGGTGGTTGTTAGAGCATGGTTATCATCGTGGAGTTCAATCGTTGGTAAAATCGCTTAACCATTTGTATAAAACCGAAGGAGCTTTGTTTGACAAACAGTTTTCTCATGAAGGTTTTGAGTGGATAGACACTTCCGACCGTGAAAACTCAATTGTGGTATATGCTCGTAAAGGTAATAAACACAAAGACCAGCTTATTATAGTACTCAATATGACACCAATACCACGTACTAATTACAGAATTGGTGTACCAATGCAAGGTGTATGGCAAGAGGTACTCAATTCGGACGATACACAATTTGGAGGAAGTGGTAAGGTTAACGATTCTGCGTTGTTTGCTGATGAAATTGCTTGGCAAGGTAAAGCATATTCTTTGTCAATTACGATTCCGCCACTTGGTGGGGTTATTCTGAAAGTAAAATAA
- a CDS encoding alpha-1,4-glucan--maltose-1-phosphate maltosyltransferase, which produces MTVQKQFNEKPINGQQRTIIENVSPELDGGKFAIKAIQGDKIQVEADVFLDGHDVLSACLLYKFSTSSDWQHAPMRFINNDRFGASFTVHENGFYEYTIQAWVDHAASWKHEISMKINDNQHVDIELLVGANLLDNMAKIATKEDKKAIIEAAKMFRNPEQYHEAIAFATGYIMQDWIQKYPDKKYVNQYKTLKLWVDREKAAFSSWYSMFPRSAATKKGTHGTFKDVEENVLPRIKSLGFDVLYIPPIHPIGHQFRKGKNNSTVCREDEPGVPYGIGSELGGHTAIHPELGTLDDLKHLIQACREQDIELAMDLAIQCSPDHPWAKEHPEWFKVRPDGTIQYAENPPKKYQDIYPINFESDNWQGLWDELKHVIMTWAEWGIRIIRVDNPHTKSFNFWEWVIAEVQAVYPDMIFLAEAFTKPKVMAQLAKLGYTQSYTYYTWRNTKAELIGYLEELTKTEQQHYMRPNFWPNTHDILPWTLQGGLEPAFLTRYFMAATMSGNYGIFGPVFESMNNEANPGKEEYRNSEKYEIRYWDWHFENKLTHLIRQTNKARLENSALQRTNNITFCDIQNDQVIAYLKTHANGNRILCVVNLDAYNSQGGVVRVPLHLIHKHQEQEYLVHDLLTGAKYHWKGEYNFVDLNPHIMPMHLFRIEDI; this is translated from the coding sequence ATGACTGTTCAAAAACAATTTAATGAAAAACCCATCAATGGTCAGCAAAGGACTATTATCGAAAATGTTTCTCCTGAACTTGATGGGGGAAAGTTCGCTATTAAGGCTATTCAGGGAGACAAAATTCAGGTTGAAGCAGATGTATTTTTAGATGGCCACGACGTTCTTTCGGCGTGTTTGCTTTATAAATTTTCAACCTCTAGTGATTGGCAACACGCTCCTATGAGGTTTATCAATAACGACCGATTTGGGGCTTCTTTTACTGTACACGAAAACGGGTTTTATGAATATACTATCCAAGCTTGGGTAGACCATGCGGCTAGCTGGAAACACGAAATCAGTATGAAAATCAACGATAACCAACATGTTGATATTGAGTTGCTTGTAGGGGCCAACCTATTGGATAATATGGCCAAAATAGCTACTAAAGAAGATAAAAAAGCTATTATTGAGGCTGCAAAGATGTTTAGAAATCCTGAACAATACCATGAAGCGATTGCTTTTGCTACGGGGTATATCATGCAGGATTGGATTCAGAAATATCCTGATAAAAAATACGTAAATCAGTACAAAACCCTAAAACTGTGGGTAGACCGTGAAAAAGCTGCTTTTTCGTCGTGGTATTCGATGTTTCCCCGTTCGGCTGCTACTAAAAAGGGTACGCATGGTACTTTCAAGGATGTCGAAGAAAATGTACTTCCTCGTATCAAATCACTAGGGTTTGATGTATTATATATACCACCGATTCACCCTATTGGGCATCAATTTAGAAAAGGGAAAAATAACTCCACCGTTTGTCGTGAAGACGAGCCTGGTGTACCTTATGGAATTGGCTCTGAGCTGGGTGGCCATACGGCTATTCACCCAGAATTAGGCACTTTAGACGACCTAAAACACCTTATTCAGGCTTGTCGTGAACAAGACATTGAACTGGCAATGGATTTGGCCATTCAGTGCTCGCCCGACCACCCTTGGGCTAAAGAACATCCTGAATGGTTCAAAGTTCGCCCCGATGGTACAATTCAATATGCCGAAAATCCTCCTAAAAAATACCAAGATATTTATCCTATCAATTTTGAATCTGATAATTGGCAAGGATTGTGGGATGAACTCAAACATGTTATTATGACATGGGCCGAGTGGGGTATTAGAATAATTCGGGTCGATAACCCTCATACCAAGTCATTCAATTTTTGGGAATGGGTTATTGCCGAAGTTCAAGCGGTATATCCAGATATGATTTTCTTGGCCGAAGCCTTTACAAAACCTAAAGTAATGGCTCAGTTGGCTAAATTGGGCTATACGCAGTCGTACACATATTATACTTGGCGAAATACTAAAGCCGAACTAATTGGTTATTTGGAAGAACTCACCAAAACCGAACAGCAACATTATATGCGTCCCAATTTCTGGCCCAATACGCACGATATTTTGCCTTGGACTTTGCAGGGTGGCCTAGAGCCTGCTTTCTTGACTCGCTATTTTATGGCTGCTACGATGTCGGGAAATTATGGTATTTTTGGGCCTGTGTTTGAGTCTATGAACAACGAGGCTAATCCGGGGAAAGAAGAATACCGCAATTCTGAAAAATATGAAATTCGTTATTGGGATTGGCATTTTGAGAATAAACTAACTCACCTGATTCGCCAAACCAATAAGGCTCGTCTCGAAAACTCAGCTTTACAAAGAACTAATAATATTACTTTTTGTGATATTCAAAACGACCAAGTGATTGCTTATTTGAAAACTCATGCTAATGGTAATAGAATTTTGTGCGTAGTCAATCTGGATGCCTATAATAGTCAGGGGGGAGTAGTAAGAGTACCTCTGCATTTGATTCATAAGCATCAAGAACAGGAATACCTTGTTCATGATTTACTAACTGGAGCCAAGTATCATTGGAAAGGTGAATATAACTTTGTGGATTTAAACCCACATATTATGCCAATGCACTTGTTTAGAATAGAAGATATATAA
- a CDS encoding SDR family NAD(P)-dependent oxidoreductase, whose translation MQIANNNIILTGAASGIGHELLLALLQFEQVNILAVDQHTITEVHPQLITLQADLSKQEGINQTFALALQKWTHIDLFIANAGYGYCETLGEPNWEKISHIFSLNVFSPIYALQKMKEQPQHKPFGMVIVSSAMAHLGIPGYALYAATKAALDRFEETYHFEKNPGDYIGMVYPVATQTHFFSTINNTAHIPYPIQSPRHVAQTIIRGILNNTRHIYPSRLFYVFSLPLRIFHFLASPYQYYYKRLLGQAR comes from the coding sequence ATGCAAATAGCAAATAATAACATCATTTTAACAGGAGCAGCCTCAGGTATTGGTCATGAATTACTGTTGGCATTACTCCAGTTTGAGCAGGTCAATATCTTGGCAGTAGACCAGCATACTATTACAGAGGTACATCCGCAGCTAATAACCCTCCAAGCCGACCTATCAAAACAAGAAGGTATCAACCAAACATTTGCCCTAGCTTTACAAAAATGGACTCATATTGATTTGTTTATTGCCAATGCAGGGTATGGTTATTGCGAAACACTAGGAGAACCCAACTGGGAGAAAATATCCCATATTTTTAGTTTGAATGTATTTTCGCCCATTTATGCTTTGCAGAAAATGAAAGAACAGCCCCAACACAAACCCTTTGGTATGGTGATTGTTTCTTCGGCGATGGCTCACCTTGGTATTCCTGGGTATGCGTTGTATGCAGCCACCAAGGCTGCATTAGACAGATTTGAGGAAACATATCATTTCGAGAAAAACCCTGGTGATTATATTGGTATGGTATATCCTGTGGCTACTCAAACACATTTTTTTTCCACTATTAATAACACTGCCCATATTCCCTACCCTATTCAATCGCCCAGACATGTGGCACAAACCATTATAAGGGGTATCCTCAACAACACCCGACACATTTATCCATCACGGTTATTTTACGTTTTTAGCCTACCTCTTCGTATTTTTCATTTTTTGGCATCGCCTTATCAGTACTATTATAAAAGATTATTGGGCCAAGCAAGATAA
- a CDS encoding amidohydrolase, with product MRTLYLPCKILFALLLLAITPSLIAQQKLSPQKLKAIQKEIIEEVDKRKEFSAQVNDMIFSFAELGFQETETSQYLINLLEKEGFTVEKGISGVPTAWIAKWGSGKPVIAIGSDVDCIPKASQKPGVAYHDPIVEGAPGHGEGHNSGQALNITSALVLKKIMEREKLSGTLVLWPGIAEELVGTKAFYIRDGHFKNVDACIFTHVNSNLSVKYGDAGNNGLVSVKFNFEGEAAHAAANPWRGKSALDAVELMNVGWNFKREHLLPTQRSHYVVVNGGDQPNVVPSKASVWYYFRERTYPRIKELYDAGKKIAEGAAMMTDTKVSWEVLGSAWPGHFNKPIAETAYQHIKRIGLPTWSNEDQLLAKGIQKELSSPEQKGLRAEIDTVLEVVGSMGGGSDDIADISWSLPTIVLGYPSNIPGLPGHHWANAISMATPIAHKGITAGAKVEALTILDLLNDPKLLESAWDYYKNVQTKDIKYEPLIAPTDKPAITLNTSIMNTYRPLMKQYYYDPTKYKTYLEQLGIKYPTLKSTEPSKEKQGK from the coding sequence ATGAGAACACTTTACTTACCTTGCAAAATCCTATTTGCATTGCTCCTTTTGGCCATTACTCCTAGCCTTATTGCTCAGCAAAAGCTATCACCGCAAAAGCTAAAGGCTATTCAAAAAGAAATTATTGAAGAAGTTGACAAACGAAAAGAATTTTCGGCACAAGTCAACGATATGATTTTTAGTTTTGCTGAACTAGGCTTTCAAGAAACCGAAACATCTCAGTATTTGATCAACCTCCTTGAAAAAGAAGGATTTACCGTTGAAAAAGGGATATCGGGTGTGCCTACAGCTTGGATTGCCAAATGGGGTTCGGGCAAACCCGTTATAGCAATTGGTTCGGACGTTGACTGTATTCCGAAAGCTTCACAAAAACCTGGTGTGGCCTACCACGACCCTATTGTTGAGGGTGCACCTGGCCATGGAGAAGGGCATAATTCGGGACAGGCTCTTAATATTACATCGGCTTTGGTATTAAAAAAAATCATGGAGCGTGAAAAATTATCAGGAACATTGGTGTTATGGCCTGGTATTGCAGAGGAATTGGTGGGTACAAAGGCATTTTATATCAGAGACGGCCACTTCAAAAACGTAGATGCCTGTATCTTTACACACGTCAATAGCAACCTTAGCGTAAAATATGGCGATGCAGGAAACAATGGATTAGTTTCGGTAAAATTTAATTTTGAAGGAGAAGCAGCCCATGCTGCGGCCAACCCTTGGCGAGGAAAAAGTGCCTTAGATGCCGTTGAGCTTATGAATGTAGGCTGGAACTTTAAAAGAGAACACCTTTTACCTACCCAACGCTCTCATTATGTGGTAGTAAATGGTGGCGATCAGCCCAATGTTGTACCTTCAAAAGCATCGGTTTGGTATTATTTTAGAGAACGTACTTACCCACGTATCAAGGAATTGTACGACGCAGGAAAGAAAATAGCAGAAGGTGCTGCCATGATGACCGACACCAAAGTATCGTGGGAGGTTTTGGGAAGTGCTTGGCCCGGTCATTTTAACAAACCTATTGCCGAAACTGCCTATCAGCATATTAAACGTATAGGACTACCGACTTGGTCGAACGAAGACCAACTATTAGCAAAGGGAATTCAAAAAGAATTAAGCTCGCCAGAACAAAAAGGTTTGCGTGCCGAAATAGATACGGTTTTGGAAGTAGTAGGCTCGATGGGCGGTGGCTCGGACGACATTGCAGATATTTCGTGGTCGTTACCTACAATTGTATTAGGATACCCTTCTAATATTCCTGGGCTACCTGGCCACCACTGGGCAAATGCTATTTCGATGGCAACTCCTATTGCCCATAAAGGTATTACAGCAGGAGCAAAAGTTGAAGCACTTACTATTTTAGATTTATTGAACGATCCAAAACTACTAGAGAGTGCTTGGGATTATTATAAAAATGTACAAACCAAAGATATTAAATATGAGCCATTGATAGCCCCAACCGATAAGCCTGCCATAACCCTTAATACCAGTATTATGAATACTTATCGCCCATTGATGAAGCAATATTATTATGACCCTACAAAATATAAAACATATTTGGAACAACTAGGAATCAAATATCCAACTTTAAAAAGTACAGAACCTAGCAAAGAAAAACAAGGAAAGTAA
- a CDS encoding trimeric intracellular cation channel family protein yields MTILSLINILGTIAFSVSGVYAGLQKKLDLFGIVVIAFVTAIGGGTIRDMLLGHPVKWIADESVIYLILVTSVLAILGRKYLHKLNSPLQLFDALGLGCFFVLGFEQGMSASLPILSCIIIGTITACFGGVIRDILLNEIPFLFRKEIYATACILGGFIHALLLKTGEVTGYINIITMLVIFSIRIVSLRYNISLPKSNMSN; encoded by the coding sequence ATGACAATTTTATCGCTTATCAATATACTAGGGACAATCGCCTTTAGTGTTTCGGGAGTATATGCGGGTTTACAAAAAAAACTTGACTTGTTTGGTATTGTAGTTATAGCCTTTGTAACGGCTATCGGAGGAGGTACTATTCGTGATATGCTGCTGGGACATCCTGTAAAATGGATTGCCGACGAATCGGTAATTTACCTTATTCTTGTTACGAGTGTACTGGCTATTTTGGGGCGGAAATACCTTCACAAACTCAATAGCCCTTTACAGCTATTTGATGCCTTGGGTTTGGGTTGTTTTTTTGTGCTTGGTTTTGAGCAAGGCATGAGTGCTAGTTTACCTATCCTTTCATGTATCATTATTGGTACAATTACTGCTTGTTTTGGAGGGGTTATTCGTGATATATTGCTCAATGAAATTCCATTTCTTTTTAGAAAAGAAATCTATGCAACAGCTTGTATCTTAGGTGGTTTTATCCATGCGTTGTTGTTAAAAACAGGCGAGGTAACAGGATATATCAATATCATTACAATGCTTGTGATTTTTAGTATTAGAATTGTATCGTTACGGTATAATATTTCCTTACCAAAATCAAATATGAGTAATTAA
- a CDS encoding DUF1275 family protein, translated as MTLPKLINSALAFSVISGIMNILGIKLANTVTTNVTGLFSSSIQSWGNSYVFPIALASYIFLYLLGAVWGSWWYSSFHVRPVLWKKLVSPITNLSILLYGVLSQNPPVALLMFAMSNHNAFASNFTNYKIKPSQLTGLVMDMGVDIAKFNFENLPQQRCIKQNFIVRILIIIGFCIGGILAIYYTNWQLIWVAVAFYIALIGAIILGKF; from the coding sequence ATGACATTGCCCAAACTCATCAACAGTGCGTTAGCCTTCTCTGTTATTTCTGGAATAATGAATATTCTAGGCATAAAGCTTGCCAATACCGTAACCACCAACGTTACTGGGCTTTTTAGTTCGTCTATTCAGTCATGGGGCAATAGCTACGTTTTTCCAATTGCTTTGGCTAGCTATATTTTTTTGTATTTATTGGGGGCGGTTTGGGGGTCGTGGTGGTACAGTAGCTTTCATGTTCGGCCTGTTTTATGGAAAAAACTGGTTTCTCCAATTACCAACCTCAGTATTTTGCTTTATGGGGTTCTTTCTCAAAATCCTCCTGTAGCATTATTAATGTTTGCAATGAGCAATCACAATGCTTTTGCCTCTAATTTTACTAATTACAAGATAAAACCTTCGCAATTAACAGGCTTGGTTATGGATATGGGAGTAGATATTGCCAAATTTAATTTTGAAAATCTTCCTCAACAAAGGTGTATCAAACAAAACTTTATTGTTCGTATACTCATTATTATCGGCTTTTGTATTGGGGGGATTTTGGCTATTTATTATACCAACTGGCAACTTATTTGGGTGGCAGTTGCATTTTATATTGCTCTGATTGGAGCAATTATTTTAGGAAAATTCTAA
- a CDS encoding DUF7660 family protein, whose product MIDFNKKINEINSKEDFVNFIELLISNLKNNPEEWTNKTLPEYLESMSSWTEDMEGYYQNNDMPIPEDINWKVFANILIAAKMYE is encoded by the coding sequence ATGATAGACTTTAATAAAAAAATAAACGAGATTAATAGCAAGGAAGATTTTGTCAACTTTATCGAATTATTAATCTCTAATTTAAAAAATAATCCAGAAGAATGGACTAATAAAACTTTACCCGAATACTTAGAAAGTATGTCAAGTTGGACGGAAGATATGGAAGGGTATTATCAAAATAATGATATGCCTATCCCTGAAGATATAAATTGGAAAGTATTTGCAAATATTTTGATAGCTGCTAAAATGTACGAATAG
- a CDS encoding MBL fold metallo-hydrolase, producing the protein MTIEQIYTGCLAQGAYYIQSGNEAVIIDPLREIQPYLNKATRNNATIKYIFETHFHADFVSGHIDLAKHTGAPIVYGPNANPAFECIVANDGQIFEVGNIKIKVLHTPGHTMESTCYLLFDENNQEYALFSGDTLFIGDVGRPDLAQKSDLTMNDLAGFLYDSLRNKIMPLPNHVIVYPAHGAGSACGKNMSKETFDSLGHQKEVNYALQDISKEQFIKEVTHGLLPPPFYFPKNVMLNKMGYEAVETVISRGLTALSAEAFEAAANETGALILDTRKAQEFKDSFIPNAINIGIQGDFAPWVGTLITNIQQPILLVTEVGREEEVITRLSRVGYDQVIGYLDGGMDTWLKAQKETDSIESITAEEFKARLLNDTVIRDVRKPNEYQSEHVIGAENVPLAELSEQMQAFSKTQTNYIHCAGGYRSMIACSILKSRGFDNIVDIQGGFGAIAQTDIPKSAFVCPSTL; encoded by the coding sequence ATGACTATCGAGCAAATTTATACAGGCTGCCTTGCTCAGGGAGCCTACTACATACAATCAGGAAATGAGGCTGTAATTATTGACCCATTAAGAGAAATTCAACCTTACCTCAACAAAGCAACCCGAAATAACGCTACTATTAAGTATATTTTTGAAACGCATTTCCATGCCGATTTTGTGTCAGGACACATCGATTTGGCCAAACATACTGGTGCTCCTATTGTGTATGGCCCCAATGCCAACCCTGCATTTGAATGTATTGTTGCCAACGATGGGCAGATTTTTGAAGTAGGTAATATTAAAATAAAAGTATTGCACACTCCTGGGCATACAATGGAATCTACCTGTTATTTGCTATTTGATGAAAACAACCAAGAATATGCCCTATTTTCTGGCGATACTCTATTTATTGGCGATGTTGGCCGCCCCGACCTCGCCCAGAAGTCGGACTTAACAATGAATGACCTTGCTGGCTTTTTGTATGATTCGCTTCGCAACAAAATTATGCCTTTACCCAATCATGTTATTGTGTATCCAGCTCATGGTGCTGGCTCGGCTTGTGGCAAAAATATGAGCAAAGAAACTTTTGACTCTTTGGGGCATCAAAAAGAAGTAAACTATGCTTTACAGGATATTTCAAAAGAACAATTTATCAAAGAGGTTACACACGGCTTGCTTCCACCTCCATTTTACTTCCCCAAAAATGTAATGTTGAATAAAATGGGATACGAAGCTGTAGAAACTGTGATTTCACGAGGCCTTACAGCTTTGTCGGCCGAGGCTTTTGAAGCTGCTGCCAACGAAACAGGAGCTTTGATTCTTGATACTAGAAAGGCTCAGGAGTTCAAAGACAGTTTTATTCCAAATGCTATCAATATTGGTATTCAGGGTGATTTTGCACCTTGGGTTGGTACACTCATTACGAATATTCAACAACCTATTTTGCTAGTAACCGAAGTGGGTCGAGAAGAAGAAGTAATTACACGCCTGTCGAGAGTAGGCTACGACCAAGTAATTGGGTATTTGGACGGAGGAATGGATACTTGGCTAAAAGCACAAAAAGAAACCGACTCAATCGAATCTATCACAGCCGAAGAGTTCAAAGCAAGATTGCTCAACGATACCGTTATTAGAGACGTTCGTAAGCCAAACGAATATCAATCAGAGCATGTAATTGGTGCAGAAAACGTGCCATTGGCTGAGCTAAGCGAACAAATGCAGGCTTTTAGCAAAACCCAAACCAACTATATTCATTGTGCTGGAGGGTACCGCTCGATGATTGCTTGCTCGATTTTAAAATCAAGAGGTTTTGATAATATTGTTGATATTCAGGGTGGCTTTGGAGCTATTGCTCAGACCGATATTCCTAAATCAGCATTTGTTTGTCCATCAACACTTTAA
- a CDS encoding Lrp/AsnC family transcriptional regulator yields MEAIDEIDKKILRILQKDAKVTTKEIANQLGLTISPVYERIRRLESVGYIKQYVAIVDKALLDNPIMCICQVSMRYHNEEFIEKFEQAVQQLEEIHECYHMAGQVDFLLKIYIKSLDEYHDFVKYKLSKLENIGVLNTTFVLKEIKHTYSYSF; encoded by the coding sequence ATGGAAGCGATTGACGAAATAGATAAAAAAATTTTACGCATTCTTCAGAAGGATGCCAAGGTAACAACGAAAGAAATAGCGAATCAGTTGGGGCTAACTATCTCGCCTGTTTATGAGCGAATCAGGAGGCTCGAAAGTGTTGGTTATATCAAGCAGTACGTCGCTATTGTTGACAAAGCGTTATTAGACAACCCCATTATGTGTATCTGTCAGGTATCTATGCGGTATCATAACGAGGAGTTTATCGAAAAATTTGAGCAGGCTGTACAGCAGTTAGAAGAGATTCATGAATGCTACCACATGGCTGGTCAAGTAGATTTTTTGTTGAAAATTTATATCAAAAGCCTTGATGAATACCATGATTTTGTGAAATATAAATTATCAAAGCTCGAAAATATTGGTGTTTTGAATACCACTTTTGTATTAAAAGAAATCAAACATACTTATTCATATAGCTTTTAG